A single window of Aphidius gifuensis isolate YNYX2018 linkage group LG1, ASM1490517v1, whole genome shotgun sequence DNA harbors:
- the LOC122849824 gene encoding uncharacterized protein LOC122849824, translated as MGHQVFCSCFLILILVTSINGQTDDWLSTVNAFLKICVQRSNNSNNSFLNVLKQCVQNRALTVIDKVISKNSIPVIDGVSFLRFADADVGDTDNSSDMNESIGRDRGKTWRESIFDRFSRIFKTHVIKINIEQLTNLNNTTDDLTRENYDGLVEGRRRHNRRKNQMMPMLMMGILVMGSVLIPMGFQFLAVLGGKALILAKLALMLSSIQGLKKVATSGVNYGLYHGGPPGPDGWHDRSHHELPLPPSPPPPSSSSFNFDIPFQPYQSQAYSNF; from the exons atgGGCCATCAAGTATTTTGCTcttgttttttgattttgataCTGGTCACATCAATTAATGGACAAACTGATGATTGGTTATCAACTgtaaatgcatttttaaaaatttgtgtgCAAAGAtcaaataatagtaataattcatttttaaatgttctCAAACAATGTGTACAAAACAGAGCTTTAACAGTTATTGATAAggttatttcaaaaaatagtATACCGGTTATTGATGGTGTTAGTTTTTTACGTTTCGCGGACGCAGATGTTGGGGACACTGACAATTCATCTGATAT GAATGAATCAATTGGAAGAGACAGAGGTAAAACATGGAGAGAATCAATTTTTGATCGTTTttcaagaatatttaaaacacatgtcataaaaattaatattgaacaattaacaaatttgAACAATACAACTGATGATTTAACAAGGGAAAATTATGATGGTCTTGTTGAag GAAGGAGGCGTcataatagaagaaaaaatcaGATGATGCCAATGTTGATGATGGGAATACTTGTTATGGGTTCAGTATTGATACCAATGGGTTTTCAATTTCTTGCTGTTCTCGGTGGTAAAGCACTTATATTAGCTAAGCTTGCACTGATGCTTTCAAGTATTCAAGGTTTGAAAAAAGTTGCAACAAGTGGAGTCAATTATGGACTTTATCATGGTGGTCCTCCAGGTCCTGACGGTTGGCACGATAGAAGCCATCATGAATTACCATTACCACCatctccaccaccaccatcatcatcatcttttaattttgatataccATTTCAACCTTATCAATCTCAGGCTTATTCAAATTtctaa